From one Trifolium pratense cultivar HEN17-A07 linkage group LG1, ARS_RC_1.1, whole genome shotgun sequence genomic stretch:
- the LOC123891086 gene encoding protein RISC-INTERACTING CLEARING 3'-5' EXORIBONUCLEASE 1-like, with product MVQPPEVYEETFELNGVQIKTTVISDVKEIEKHISSFLCPPINHQTKVIGFDAEWYLLRSPTHLKLVTYAYSRCATIQLCDGHSCLIIQLNWLCGGSAYWENYIPFKALVNFLRLPNITFVGVGIKENLAMLEKQYGIVCRNAVELGPLAATAMRMPRLSYCGVDELAFVVNGFHLGEHRPLTTAYDWSCKPLGKDLVKLATVNVYSYFKIGSTLLQSNVVGGLDSGLVRLW from the coding sequence ATGGTTCAGCCTCCTGAGGTTTATGAGGAGACGTTTGAGCTGAATGGAGTGCAAATCAAGACAACCGTGATATCTGATGTGAAAGAGATAGAGAAGCATATATCATCTTTCCTTTGCCCTCCTATTAATCATCAAACCAAAGTTATCGGCTTTGATGCCGAATGGTATCTGCTTCGTAGTCCGACGCATCTTAAATTAGTAACCTATGCCTATTCCAGATGCGCAACGATACAACTCTGTGATGGACACTCATGTCTTATTATTCAACTAAATTGGTTATGTGGTGGGTCAGCATATTGGGAAAACTACATTCCGTTCAAAGCATTGGTTAATTTCCTCCGTCTTCCAAATATTACATTTGTGGGAGTCGGTATCAAAGAAAATTTAGCTATGTTGGAGAAGCAGTATGGAATTGTATGCAGAAATGCTGTGGAACTTGGACCGTTAGCTGCTACTGCTATGAGGATGCCTCGTTTGAGTTATTGCGGTGTCGATGAGTTAGCGTTTGTGGTTAATGGATTTCATCTTGGAGAACATAGGCCTTTAACAACAGCATATGACTGGTCTTGTAAACCTCTCGGCAAAGATCTTGTTAAACTTGCTACTGTTAATGTTTATTCTTATTTTAAGATTGGGAGTACACTACTTCAATCTAATGTTGTAGGTGGTCTTGATAGTGGCCTTGTTCGTCTTTGGTAG
- the LOC123891073 gene encoding uncharacterized protein LOC123891073, whose amino-acid sequence MAASMGYEETFELNGEEIKTTVTYNKEKIHNHISSFLRPSINHQTKVIGFDIEWFLYYTAKEGSISQSRCATVQLCDGHSCLIIQFNNIRHRFYRSMLDLAALQSLFNFLSMPDYTFVGVGIKRNLAKLEKYYGIGCRNSVELGPLAATLMIDPRLSYCGVDELAFAVDRLDLQVHRPVTAIYDYSLSPLSKELAKLATVNVYSYYKIGSKLLVAT is encoded by the coding sequence ATGGCCGCAAGCATGGGTTATGAGGAGACGTTTGAACTAAATGGAGAGGAAATTAAAACCACAGTGACATATAATAAGGAAAAGATTCATAACCATATCTCGTCTTTCCTTCGCCCTTCTATTAATCATCAAACCAAAGTTATTGGCTTTGACATCGAGTGGTTTCTTTATTATACTGCTAAAGAAGGAAGCATTTCCCAGTCCAGATGTGCAACCGTTCAACTATGTGATGGACATTCGTGTCTTATTATTCAGTTCAATAATATACGTCATCGTTTTTATCGTTCTATGCTTGATTTGGCAGCGCTCCAATCACTGTTTAACTTCCTTAGTATGCCAGATTATACTTTTGTGGGAGTTGGCATAAAAAGGAATTTGGCTAAGCTGGAGAAGTATTATGGGATTGGATGCAGAAATTCTGTGGAACTTGGACCGTTAGCTGCTACTCTCATGATTGATCCTCGTTTGAGTTATTGCGGCGTTGATGAACTTGCTTTTGCGGTTGATAGACTTGATCTTCAAGTGCATAGGCCTGTTACAGCAATCTATGACTATTCTCTTTCTCCCCTCAGCAAAGAACTTGCTAAACTTGCTACTGTTAATGTTTACTCTTATTATAAGATTGGGAGTAAATTGTTAGTTGCTACATAG
- the LOC123902125 gene encoding protein RISC-INTERACTING CLEARING 3'-5' EXORIBONUCLEASE 2-like, producing MAYEEIFELNGEKIKTTVTYYPKDILNHLSSFLLPSINHQTKLIGFDAEWLVHYHSPKCATIQLCDGNSCLIIQLNCFESNHSDLEKHEARKSLVNFLNLPNITFVGVGIKENLARLEKHYGIGCKNAVELGPLAATVMNMPQLSLCGVDELAFVVNGFDLQDHRPVTLSYDYADYRLSKELVKVATVNVYSYHKIGVKLLTRTCKCCYR from the exons ATGGCATATGAGGAGATTTTTGAGCTGAATGGAGAGAAAATTAAGACAACAGTGACATATTATCCGAAAGATATTCTAAACCATCTATCTTCTTTTCTTCTCCCTTCAATCAATCATCAAACCAAACTTATCGGCTTTGACGCTGAATGGTTAGTGCATTATCATTCACCCAAATGCGCAACCATACAACTCTGTGATGGGAACTCGTGTCTTATTATTCAACTAAATTGTTTTGAATCTAATCATTCGGATTTGGAAAAACATGAAGCACGTAAATCACTTGTTAATTTTCTTAATCTGCCGAATATTACTTTTGTTGGAGTTGGTATCAAAGAGAATTTGGCTAGGTTGGAGAAGCATTATGGGATTGGATGCAAAAATGCTGTTGAACTTGGTCCATTAGCTGCTACTGTCATGAATATGCCTCAATTGAGTTTGTGTGGTGTTGATGAGTTAGCTTTTGTGGTTAATGGATTTGATCTCCAAGATCACAGGCCTGTGACATTGTCCTATGACTATGCTGATTATCGCCTCAGTAAAGAACTTGTTAAAGTTGCTACTGTTAATGTTTACTCTTATCACAAGATTGGGGTCAAACTG TTAACCAGAACCTGCAAATGCTGCTACCGGTAA